The nucleotide window GAAATTAATAGAATTGCCCTCTTCTTCTTATTAGGTGAACATACTATATGGTATCTACTATAAGGAGGTGGGATGATGAGACGTCCTGTAATGGGGTTCTGCTTCCCTGGCTACCGCTATTGCGGACCGGGATGCACTGGACCTGGCACACCAACGAATGCAGTCGATAATTGCTGTCTGAACCATGATGCCTGTTATGTAGGTGGATATGACAAAAGATATTGTGACGAAATTTTTCAGCAATGTTTAAATCAGTACAAAAACCCCTCAACAAAAATGGGGAGGGACGCAAAATTATTTTCTCGAGCGATTCGGCTGAAGAATTTTCTAATATAGTCCTTATAAACTTGAACAAAACGAAACACCTCAATTTTCTCTCAGAGAAAATTGAGGTGTTTCTGCTTACCCTATAATTGTTTCCGTTTCGGGGACGCTTTCCAGGGGCGTGGCCTGAGCCTGTAGTCTCAGGCGTCACGCTATTCCCCTAGGAGTCGCCCCTGCACTCCAATCAATTCATAAAGTTGATGTTATATAATTCCGGTCCTATTCCCGCTTATACGCTAATCGATCTTCTGACCTGTAATTTCTTCTAACTTGCCGTTTTCTTTAATTTTCGCCAAGCCTTCGTTTAAACGGTCTAACAACTCCTTGTTGCCCTTTTTCACCATGAAGCCGTAATACTCTTTTTCGAACTGATCTGATTCAATTGCTTTTAATCCCGAATCCGGATTGTTCTTTAAATATTCGATGACAACGGCATTATCACCAAATGCCGCGACTGTTGCACCATTGATAACTTCCTGGAATGCAACCGGCTGATTTTCATAAGCTAAAATTTTTGAACTTGATTTCCCTTGCAGGTTTTGTGCTGCAATATGCCCTGTCGTATTAATCTGAACAGAGACTTTCTGATCTTTTAACTCATCCAATGTTTCAATTGTTGAATCTTCTTTTACAACGATCATTAACGACGCTTCATAATATGGATCTGTGAAGTCATACGTTTCTTTACGCTCATCAGTAATTGTGATGCCTGATGCACCTAAATCCAGTTCACCGTTTGTAATTTGCTGGAACACCGGCTCCCATCCGACATTTCGGAATTCGATTTCCGAACCGATTTCTTCACCGATCGCTTTCATAATATCCACATCGATGCCGACAATTTCACCTTTATCGTTCATCGATTCAAATGGGGCAAATGTTGCTTCTGTTCCGACTAGCAGCTTTTTACCGCCGCCTTCTCCGGATGTTGCACTTCCTGATGTTTCATCGTCTGATGTACCGCATGCGGCTAAAATGATTGTTAACGCCATCAGCAGCATCGTTATTAAATACTTCTTTGTTTTGAGCATTATAAAGCCCCCTCTATTTTTTTAAGATTATACATTTTTTAGTAGAACCGCACAATACGAAATTCTAAATATTCCGATAGTTTAGGTTATAAAGATTTCCTCAGGAATCGCCTCCCCTGCATTCCAATTAACGCGTTATATATATTTGTGCATTCTTCTCAACTTAGTAAGTCGCAATATAAAAAACTACCTTCTACTACTCATCATAATAGAAGATAGTTTCCCAGCTCTATAGAACTTTTCCCAAGAAGGCTTTTGTACGTTCGTTTTGCGGGTTGCCGAATACGTCATCCGGGTGGCCCTGCTCTACGATATAGCCGCCATCCATAAACAGTACACGATCGCCTACTTCACGTGCGAATCCCATTTCATGTGTTACGACAACCATTGTCATTCCTTCTTTTGCAAGGTTTTTCATTACTTCCAGAACCTCTTTAACCATTTCCGGGTCAAGGGCTGACGTCGGTTCGTCAAACAGCATCACTTTCGGCTTCATCGCCAAAGCACGTGCAATCGCTACACGCTGCTGCTGACCGCCTGATAACTGCTGCGGATAGTTATATGCCTTTTCACGCAATCCGACCTTGTCCAACAGCTCCAGTGCCAGTTTTTCGGCATCCGCTTTGTTCAGTTGGCGAATTTGCATTGGCGCCATCGTAATATTATCGATCACCGACATATGCGGGAATAGGTTGAACTGCTGGAACACCATTCCTACTTCTGTACGGATATCATTAATGTTTGTTTTCGGATCATTGATTTTGACACCTTGAATATAAATCGCACCATCCGTTACTTCTTCCAGCAAATTCATGCAGCGAAGAAACGTTGATTTCCCAGAACCGGATGGGCCGATGACACAAACTACTTCTTTTTCATGTACTTCATAATCGATCCCTTTTAACACTTCGAGCTTGCCAAAATGCTTGTGTAAGTTTTCTACTTTAATCATTTACGCGCGCTCCTTTTTCTTACGTGGGTTGTAATTGATATCCACTCTTCTTTCGATAAATGCAATGAGCTTCGTTACAGCATACGTCAATACAAGGTATAGGAATGCCGCGAATAAATACGGCTCCCAGAAACGCTGATACGTTCCGGCTACAACTTTACTTACATATAAAATTTCGGCTCCTGCGATTACCGTTACAAGTGAAGAATCTTTTAAAAGTGCGATAAATTCATTCCCTAATGGCGGGATCATACGACGGAACGCCTGCGGTAAAATAACTTTGCGCATTGCCTGGCTTTGCGTTAACCCTAAAGATCGTGCAGCTTCCATTTGTCCTTTGTCGATCGACTGGATTCCCGCACGGAAAATTTCTGCATTGTATGCGGCACTGTTTAAAATCAGGCCGACAATACCCGATACCCACCAACCTTGTGATGTTCCAAAAATAGTTGGAATAACAGCTAAGTGAATTAATAATAATTGTACGAGCATTGGCGTACCACGGAATACGTCGACATATATTTTAGCCGGCCAGTAAATCCATTTTTTTGTTGAAACTTGGCCCAATCCTAAAACTAGACCGAATATGATACCACCAATATAACCACATGCTGTTAAAACAATAGTTGCCCAAAGTCCTTTTGCATATAGCTCACGGTAGTTCCAGATTATATCCCAACGGAAAAAATCAAAAAAATCCATCTGAAACCCTCCAATAAATTAAAATGTAGCTTATTCGATTTCCGTACCTGTAATTTCAGCTAACTTACCGTTATCTTTAATTTTTTGAAGACCTTCGTTTAAAATATCCAACAGCTCTTTGTTGCCCTTTTTCACCATGAAGCCGAAGTAGTCTTTCTCAAATGATGTATCTTCCACCGCTTTTAAGCCTGAATCAGGATTGTTTTCAAGGTAATCTAAAATTACTGCATTATCACCGATTGCCGCATCTGCTGCGCCTGTCAGTACTTCCGTTAAAGCAACAGAGAAGTTTTCATAAGCTAAAATCTTCGAGCTTGCAACACCTTGAAGTTCCTGTGCTGCGATATGACCTGTCGTATTAATCTGCACCGCGATTTTTTTATCTTTAATATCCTCTAAAGACGCGACTGTTGAACCTTCTTTTGTCACGATCAATAAAGTCGCTTCATAGTAAGGATCTGTAAAGTCATATGATTGTTTACGCTCGTCTGTAATTGTAATAGCCGCTGCACCCATATCCACTTCACCATTTGTTACTTGGCTCATCATTGAGTCCCAGCCCACATTCTTCACTTCTGTTTCGATGCCCATCTCTTCGCCGATCGCCGCTAAAATCTCTGAATCTAATCCGACAACATTGCCTTTATCATCTAAGTATTCAAATGGTGCATATGTAGCTTCCGTACCTGCAACAATTTTCTTATATTCTTTATCACCTGTTGATGAAGATTCGTCCGCTCCACACGCCGTTAAAATCATAGAGGCTGCTGCTAAAGGTGCTGCCCATTTAAATAGTTTTCTAGTACTCATTATGAATATCCTCCTGGATGTAGTAGTTTTTTTGTTAATAACATGTTCAATTATATTAATTCCGCAATTAATATACAACATTTAATTTTTAAAAAATTGATTATTATTGCAGTATGATGAATTATTATAACAAAATTGACGGTATATTTGCATATAATTTAATATTTATTCACTATATTACTATTTCATTATTGTATTTCTTTCTTGTGAAGACACATATTTCATTACATATATTCCCTGTTTTTTATAGGATATGTCAATCTTACAGGTAAATTTTCACTCCAATAAAAAAGACCGCACAAGAGGACCTCCCTCTCATGCAGCCTTGAATAATTATTTTTAGTTAGAGAACGAATGAAGGATAAAAAGAACCGGTACAGTGATTCCTTCTATCCTACTAAAACTTCAT belongs to Solibacillus sp. FSL W7-1436 and includes:
- a CDS encoding Parvovirus coat protein VP1-like protein; this encodes MGFCFPGYRYCGPGCTGPGTPTNAVDNCCLNHDACYVGGYDKRYCDEIFQQCLNQYKNPSTKMGRDAKLFSRAIRLKNFLI
- a CDS encoding basic amino acid ABC transporter substrate-binding protein, which produces MLKTKKYLITMLLMALTIILAACGTSDDETSGSATSGEGGGKKLLVGTEATFAPFESMNDKGEIVGIDVDIMKAIGEEIGSEIEFRNVGWEPVFQQITNGELDLGASGITITDERKETYDFTDPYYEASLMIVVKEDSTIETLDELKDQKVSVQINTTGHIAAQNLQGKSSSKILAYENQPVAFQEVINGATVAAFGDNAVVIEYLKNNPDSGLKAIESDQFEKEYYGFMVKKGNKELLDRLNEGLAKIKENGKLEEITGQKID
- a CDS encoding amino acid ABC transporter ATP-binding protein encodes the protein MIKVENLHKHFGKLEVLKGIDYEVHEKEVVCVIGPSGSGKSTFLRCMNLLEEVTDGAIYIQGVKINDPKTNINDIRTEVGMVFQQFNLFPHMSVIDNITMAPMQIRQLNKADAEKLALELLDKVGLREKAYNYPQQLSGGQQQRVAIARALAMKPKVMLFDEPTSALDPEMVKEVLEVMKNLAKEGMTMVVVTHEMGFAREVGDRVLFMDGGYIVEQGHPDDVFGNPQNERTKAFLGKVL
- a CDS encoding amino acid ABC transporter permease, yielding MDFFDFFRWDIIWNYRELYAKGLWATIVLTACGYIGGIIFGLVLGLGQVSTKKWIYWPAKIYVDVFRGTPMLVQLLLIHLAVIPTIFGTSQGWWVSGIVGLILNSAAYNAEIFRAGIQSIDKGQMEAARSLGLTQSQAMRKVILPQAFRRMIPPLGNEFIALLKDSSLVTVIAGAEILYVSKVVAGTYQRFWEPYLFAAFLYLVLTYAVTKLIAFIERRVDINYNPRKKKERA
- a CDS encoding basic amino acid ABC transporter substrate-binding protein — translated: MSTRKLFKWAAPLAAASMILTACGADESSSTGDKEYKKIVAGTEATYAPFEYLDDKGNVVGLDSEILAAIGEEMGIETEVKNVGWDSMMSQVTNGEVDMGAAAITITDERKQSYDFTDPYYEATLLIVTKEGSTVASLEDIKDKKIAVQINTTGHIAAQELQGVASSKILAYENFSVALTEVLTGAADAAIGDNAVILDYLENNPDSGLKAVEDTSFEKDYFGFMVKKGNKELLDILNEGLQKIKDNGKLAEITGTEIE